GTCTCAGGTATGTACCGGACGATATTCAGGGTACAGGCTTGTGAGAGCCCTGAGTGTGCGGTTGCAATATTTATGGGTTAAAAAACAGTCAAATGCGAACTTTATGAAAACATATTTCTCCCTATCGAAAGCTGTTTATGTCATCTGTATGACTCTGATACTTTCTGCCTGCGGTGGCGACAGTGATGGCTCCGGCGGTGGAAATGCCGGGTCTAGCTCCAGTTCATCCGGCTCTTCCAGTTCTTCGGGTTCTTCCTCCAGCTCTTCGGGTTCTTCCTCCAGCTCTTCGTCCAGTTCTTCTTCAGGTGGCTCGGGGAGTGGCAGTTCATCCGGCAGTAGTGGCGGTGTAACGGATACAGAGGCACCACAGGTGCAAATTGATTTTCCCCATGTGAATGGGTTATGGGTACGTGGGAGTAGCGCAACCGTTCGCGGTAGCGCGAGCGATGACAGTGAAATCATATCCGTCGCAGTCAACGGTGTTGAGGCGGAAACCTCAGACGGGTTTGAAACCTGGCAGGTAACCATTCCCATTGAAAGTGCCGAGTCCGATGGCGCCCGGGTTTCACTGTCGCTGACGGCGGGTGATATTCACGGTAATCGACAAACTGTTGAAAATAACCGATGGCTGCGGACTTATGCATACTCCCATTGGTACTCCGGGGTTTCATCCGAGCTGGATAAAGCGGGCGGGCGTATCTTCAACTACGCGGCCGAGCTGGTGGAAACGGATCTGGAAACCGGGGCACAGAAGTTTGTCCACGATATTTCAGGCGCACCCGGAACTTTTATGTACAGTGCAGCAACCGGTGCGCACTATCAGAAAAGAGAAACGGAAATTTACCAGCTTGTGCCCGGAGACAGTGAGTATGTCGTTGTTTCTCAAAACGGTCAGAGCGGTGAGTATTTCTCTTTTATCACCAGGACAATCACCGATGACTCAGATCCCATTGTATATGCACTGGCCTACCCTCCCGGAGGATCCGAGGACTATGAGCGGTCACTTTATTCGATTGATCTTTTAACCGGGGAGCGGGAGATGATTTCTGGGCCTCACCGGGGGGAGGGCCCATCCATTGAACCATTTGATTTGATGGACGCCTCCAACGGCCGATTGTTTCTGGCATCCAGTGAATTTGAGGAGCCAGTACAACAGATTCTGGAGGTCGACCTTGCGACCGGCAATCGCAGTGTGATCAGCAGCGCGGAAAAAGGTAGTGGTTACGCCTTAAATCTGACACAGGACTTCGTGGTAGATGCACTGGCTGAGAAGGCTTATATCGCCGATTTTGAAAACGCACTGATTGAAATTGATATTGCCAGTGGTGACCGGCGCCTGGTGTCAGGGCCCGAAGCCGCCTATTTTTCAAACCTGGTTTTTGAGCAGGGGAATGATATCGAGGTAGATCAGAGCCGCGGTTTTGTCTATATCAGCAGCCGTGAGACCGCCAAGGTAATCGCTATCGATATCCGGACCGGGGAGCGGACCAGTGTAGTGCCGTCCCGCCGTGGCGATGGACCGGGCGCTAACATGATCCGGAGCATCGCGTATGACTCAGTGCGCGATAAGATCGTGATTGGGAATCAGGTGGTGCAAACCCAGAGCCCGCAGATCATGCTGGTGGACCCGGTTACCGGAGACAGAAGCATCCTGAGTGGGCCGGGAATGGATGATGGTGTGGAAACCACCACTTATATCGGCACCCTGAAAATCGATATGCTGAGTGGAGATATTTATACCCTCGACAGTCTCTTTGGTGAAATCGTCAGGATTGATCGAGAGACCGGACATCGCTCGATTTTGTTTCGGAGCGAAGAAGCTTCAGATCCTCGATTGACGAAGCCCGGCAGTATGGCAATCGATTCGGACAGTCGCACACTTTATATTACAGACGGAGCGACAAACGCATTACTGGCAACCGACCTTTCCCTGGAGGAAATTCGGGTTGTCAGTCAGCCATCAATGGTCGGGCAGGGAACCGGCTGGGAGGAGATCGGTTTCATAGAGCTGGATCTGTCGCGCGATATGGCCTATGTCGGGGATTCCACCACCCATACGATCTTCCGGGTGGATCTGGCCACTGGTGATCGCGAAGTTCTGACCGGTGGCAATGTCGGTACCGGCCCCGCTCTCGA
The Microbulbifer celer DNA segment above includes these coding regions:
- a CDS encoding NHL repeat-containing protein — encoded protein: MRALSVRLQYLWVKKQSNANFMKTYFSLSKAVYVICMTLILSACGGDSDGSGGGNAGSSSSSSGSSSSSGSSSSSSGSSSSSSSSSSSGGSGSGSSSGSSGGVTDTEAPQVQIDFPHVNGLWVRGSSATVRGSASDDSEIISVAVNGVEAETSDGFETWQVTIPIESAESDGARVSLSLTAGDIHGNRQTVENNRWLRTYAYSHWYSGVSSELDKAGGRIFNYAAELVETDLETGAQKFVHDISGAPGTFMYSAATGAHYQKRETEIYQLVPGDSEYVVVSQNGQSGEYFSFITRTITDDSDPIVYALAYPPGGSEDYERSLYSIDLLTGEREMISGPHRGEGPSIEPFDLMDASNGRLFLASSEFEEPVQQILEVDLATGNRSVISSAEKGSGYALNLTQDFVVDALAEKAYIADFENALIEIDIASGDRRLVSGPEAAYFSNLVFEQGNDIEVDQSRGFVYISSRETAKVIAIDIRTGERTSVVPSRRGDGPGANMIRSIAYDSVRDKIVIGNQVVQTQSPQIMLVDPVTGDRSILSGPGMDDGVETTTYIGTLKIDMLSGDIYTLDSLFGEIVRIDRETGHRSILFRSEEASDPRLTKPGSMAIDSDSRTLYITDGATNALLATDLSLEEIRVVSQPSMVGQGTGWEEIGFIELDLSRDMAYVGDSTTHTIFRVDLATGDREVLTGGNVGTGPALEALGQLILDPQRNRLFIAQSPSYAPIVSVDLETGDREFRYFSGTIYWSPVKAIDTRRGWMYMTDHGQLINVYDYDTTQAFTLSY